GTGTAGTTGGGCATCGGTACGCGGACTGCCTTGGCCCCGGCGCGCACGGTCGAGATCAGGTAGCTGACGAATGCCTGCTCACCCATCACGGCCTCCGAGCCCTGCCCGAGGAAGAGGCTCGCGAGGAGGTAGAAAATTTCATTGGAGCCCGCACCGATGGTAAAGCTTTCCACCGGCAGGCCCAGCCGCTCACCCAGGTCGCGGCAAAGGAAATACGCGCTGTTTTCCGGATACAGCCAAGCGTCCTTCAGGCTCGCCCGTGCGGCATCGAGGGCGCGCGGCGAGGCGCCCAGCGGGTTTTCATTGGAGGCCAGCTTGATCACGGCTTCCGGTTGGAGGCCGAATTCGCGGGCGACCAGTTCAATCGGGCGGCCCGGCTGGTAGACGGGGAGGCGCTGGATCTGCGGCTGCAGCAACGCGGTGTAGCTCATAGGCTTTCCGATGCTTCAGATTACGCCGGGCGCTGCAATGGCAAAGCGCGCGCAAAAAGCAAGTTGTCGCCACCCACCGCTTTACGCCCGCCCTTTCGAAGCCACGAGCAGACCCACCCAGATGGCGAGTGTCTCGCCGCCGAGGAAGATCGGGGGCAGCAGGGAAAAGAGGTTGGGCTGCGCGCGCCACACGATGTCGATAAAGATCAACATGTAGAGCAGGAGACAGGCGAGGCCGATCGCCATGACGATCTGACGGGCGCGGCGCAGTTGACGGGCGCTGGCCTGGCGGCAAAGCAGCTTGGCCACGCCGTAAGCCACGAAGCCGATCACCACGCACTGGAGCAGGAGCACGAAGAGAAATTCCATCGGGTGGTGGCTACGGCTGGGGTTCGGTTGCCGGGGCTTCCTTGGGCGGCAGCGGCACCTCTTCGGGCCGGTTCTCACTCGCGATCTTGATCAGCGTATACCAGGCCGCCGAGAGCGCGACAAAGGCGAACAGGACGAAGATCCACACTTTCCAGAAGCCCCGGGAGGTCTTGCGGTCCGGTTGTTGGGGCGAAGGGGCAGGGTTGGGCTGATGATCGGGCATGGCAGTGCGAACGTGAGCGTCTGTCCTAGGTGATGCCGAGGGATGGGCGGAAAGACAAGGCCCGTCTTAGCGGCCGGGACGGAAGATCGGCGCGCCCTCACGCCCGCCAGGCGGGGGCGTAGACCAGCATGCCGGGCGGGATATGGACGTCGTCCGGCCCGTGCCACAAGGCCTGGAAGGCCTGCCCGGCTTGGTACTGGCTGTTCCACTTCCAGTTGCTGGCCGGGCGGAAGCCAAAGCGGCTGTAGTATTTGGGCTCGCCCAGCACCACGACCAGCGGACCATGCTCACGGGCCGCGTGCAGTGCCGCCCAGACCAAAGCGGTACCGACGCCTTGGCGTTGCCAGTCGGCGGCGACGGCGAGCGGCACGATACCGAGCGCGACGGGGTGGGGGCCGATGCGTTCGTGCCAGACGGGCCCAAGGGCGACCATGCCCACGATCTGGCGCTGCACGGTGGTGGCGACGAACTCGTGGATCACATGACCGGCGCGGCGGGCGGTGGCGTGACTCCGTGCTTCATCTTCGCCCTTGAACGCGAGCAGCAGCAGGTCCTCAATCTCGCCGGAGTCTTGAGGGAGCGCGGGCCGAATCGACACTTCGTAGCCGCTCATGCAATTTAAATATAGGGGCACGATCCGTCTCTGTCTAGCCGTTGTACATAAGGAGTGGGCCTGGAGGCGGGATTTAACCTTGCTGACCGACGTCCGAAAGGTTGAATGACCGCTGGTTTGCCTATGATTCGTCTACTGTTGCTGTTGTTGGTGGGAGGAATCTCGCTGTGCGTGGGTTTATTCGCGTTTACGCCCCAGGTGAGCGTCGACGCCTTTACCCGCTCGGTTTACGGCACCCTCCTCAGTGCGCTGATCCTTTGTGTCTGCTTTTGGGCCCGCTTCGAGCGCAAGCCGGGCGGCATCCTGACCAAGGCTTTCTGGCTCGACCGGGCGCGACAACGGCGGCTCGGCATTGCGCTGCTGGCGGCGGTGGTGGGGACGCTCTTCATCGTCCGCACCCAGGATTACGCCTTCAAGACGATCTGGGATGAGCACGTGATCGCCAACACCGCTCAAAACCTTTACACCAAGCGCGTCGCCTTCAACTCCGGGCGCGTCTACAACTACAGCAACGCGCGCTTTGTCCTGAGCCCTTTTTACGACAAGCGCCCAGCGGCGTTCCCGTTTTTCGTGGCGCTGACGCATGACTTGTTTGGCTACGACCCCCATCGCACGATTCAGCTCAACGCCTGTCTCGCCTTTGGGGCGATGTTCCTCTTCTTTCTCCTGCTGCAACGCCTGTGGGGGTTGAAAGGAGCGGCGTTTGGCCTCGCCTGCCTCGTTACGGTGCCGGTTTTTGCCAGCGAGGCCTCCAGCGGCGGTATCGGGATGTCGTCGATCTTTCTGGTCCTGGCCCTGATCGCACTGCTTGCGCGCTGGCTGGAGCGGCCAGACAAGGACGGGCTGGCTGCGGCGGCCTTTCTCGCCGTGTTGCTGGCACAGACCCGCTATGAGTCGTTTCTCTACCTAGCGGGTATGGGGCTGGTGGTAGCTTATGTGTGGTGGCAGCAAAAGCGGATCATGCTGCCGTGGGTCGTCCTGCTGTGCCCGGTGCTGCTGATCCCGCATGTGTGGCAAAACCATGTCGTGAAGCTGAACCCCAAGCTCCTGGAGCTGGGCACGGTGGGCAAGGAGCAGGTGCTCAGTTTCGGCTACATCCCCGAGATGTCGGCCCGGGCGCTGCACTTCTTTTTCGATCCCGAGGTGCCGCAGTCCAACCATATCTTTCTGGCGGGCATTGCGGCAATTGCGGCGGTGGGTTGGCTCGTGCTGGCGCGTCGCAAGGCCAGCGACTGGTCGACGCTCAGCCCTACGGCCAAGGTGGCGGTGCTGTTCATCCCGGCCTTTTTGCTGCAACTGCTGCTGATCCTCTGCTACGCCTTCCCGCTCGACATGCAGATCACCAGTCGCCTCTCGCTGCCCCTGTTTCTGCCGATGGCGGCCTTGGCGGCCTGGCTGTTGATCGAGGTGCGGCATCGCTGGGTGCAGGGGGTGATCCTCGGCGGGTTCGTGCTGTTCTTCATGCAGTTCCAGATCACGAAGTTCAACCGCGTCAATTTCTACACCTCCGGCATGGTGGCTTCGGTTTTCGAGCAACTGGAGGATGAGCTGGACCGTTTCGACCCCGACAACACGGTCTTCATTTCCACCGACGTGCCGTTTTTCGACATCTTTGGTTACAATGCTGCCGGCGCAGGCAGTTTCCAGAGCCGCCTCCCGCAGGTGAAGTGGATCCTGGAGCAAAAGGAGCACCCCCGTTTTCTGGTGTGGGATATCGAGTCTTACAATGGCATGACTGGGGAGTGGGAAAAGTCTTTCGACACCACAAAGCTGACCGACAACGTGAAGACCGAGGTGGTCTGGACCGTTTACGAAGACCCTTACTACCGCGGCGTGCTCTCTGAGGTCATCGCGATTGAAGACGTCGAAGCGGCGGGCCCCGCTGCGCCTTTTGAGCACCCCGGCCAGTTCAAGGGTTTTTACTACAGCAGCCTGCCGTAGGCCTGAGAGCAGTTCCGTTCTAATCTGAATCAGCGAAGTGCTGGGGCTCTAGCGCGCCTGCTGGCGGTAGTGCTCGGCCCAATGCTCCACTCCTTCGGCGGTGGGGTGGTTTTCCGGGCGGTAGTCGAGGTCTCGGCGGGCGGCGGAGATGTCGTACCAGTGGTCCTTGGCCAGTTCGAGGGCGACGAATCGGGTCATCGGCGGCTCACCCTTCAGGCGGAACGTCTTCCAGATACTTTCTGCGACCGTGCCGATCGTATGGGCGGCCCGCAGCGAAATCTTGCGCTTGAGAGGCGCGACGCCGACTTGCTGCAGGACTTCGTTGACCCACGGCCATAGTGCGACGGGTTCCCCTTGGCTCAGGAAGTAGGCCTTGCCGCCCGCGCGCCCGGCTTGCAGGGCATCGAGCGCCAGCAGGTGGGCGTCGGCGGCATTTTCCACCCGGGTGATGTCGACCCGGTTCTGGCCGTCGCCCACGATGCGGAGCCTCCCTTGGCGCGCCCGTTGGACCACGCGCGGCAGCAGGTGCGGATCGCCGACCCCCCAGATGAGGTGCGGCCGCAGAGCGCATACCTCCAGCGTGCCCGGCGCATGGGCGGCGAGGGCCTCCTGCTCGGCCTGGGCCTTGGTCGGCGCGTAGGGGCTCAGCCAATCTCGCCCGTAGGGCAGCGATTCGTCGGCTCCGGCAAACGACTGGCGATTGAAGACCACGCTGGGCGTGCTGGTGTAGACCAGGTAGCGCGCCCCCTGTGCGCGGCACGCTCCCAGCACGTGGCGAGTCCCTTCGACATTGGCGGCAAAGTAGTCCGCATACGGCCCCCAGATCCCCGCCAGAGCGGCCACGTGGAAAACCGCGTCACAACCCGCCGCCGCGTCTGCCACCGCTTGGGCGTCGGTCAGGCTGCCACGGCGCACGTCGACGCCCTGGGCTCGCAGGTCGGGAGCGTCGGAGCGTTGAAACGACACGACCTGATAGCCGCGCGCGAGGCAACGCTCGACAATGTAGCGCCCGAGGAACCCCGCCCCGCCGGTGATGAGGACTTTCATGCGCGCAATCTGGCAAGCGCCGTGCCGCTTGACGAGTCCTTATCGCCCCCGCTGCAGGCGGCGCAGGTAGTGCACCCAATCCTCTTGCGTCACCGGGGCCTGGCGATAGGCGATATGCCCGTCGGGCCGGACCAGCACGAGGCCGCTCTCGGGGAAGCCGAGGCGCTCCTGCAGCTTTTCGCGCGCGTCAGTGAAGACCGGGCAGGGGAGTTGACGCAGCTCCGCCGGTACAATGCGCCCGCAGATCAAGGCCACCTGCATCCATTCGGGCAAGATAGAGGCGCTCGTAAGCTCCTGGATCGCCTGGATCGTTTCGCGGTCGGCCTGAGTGCGCACGACGAGGAACAGGTTCCAGAGCTGCGGGTTTTGCCAGTCGCGCAGGCGCAGGTGGGTATTGCGGCTAAAGTCGAGCAGGTGGGTGTCGGGCAAGAGGTCTCCCACCATGCTGCCGTTTTTGAAGCGTCGGTTCGCGACCGACCCAAGGCTCTTGCTGCGGCTTTCGACATGCAGGAAGTCATGCCCGGGCAGGCTCGGCGCGGTCTCCATGTAGTCCAGCAGCTGTTGCCGCGCCAGGTGCAAGCCGCTGACGGCGGGCAGGATCCAGTTGCGCAGGGTGCGCTTCAGCAGGCTGGGGGTGCCCGCGAGCTGGCTGAGCTGGGCGGTAAAGCCGAGGGTCCGTTTGGCGGCAGCCTTGCGCTCGGTCTCGTAAGTCTCCAACAGGCTGGGAGGCAGTTGCCCACGCAGTACCGCATGGAGCTTCCAGGCGAGGTTAAAGGCGTCCTGCACGCCCAGATTCATGCCTTGGTTGCCCATCACGGGCATTACGTGCGCGGCGTCGCCCACCAGCATCACGCGACCGCGATGAAAGCTCTCGGCCATGGCGGGCTGGATCTCGACCGTGCGGTTCCATTTCAGCTGTCGTACGCCAATCCAGCTCTGGGTGCGCTCGGCGAGCAGCATCTCGGCCTGATATTGCGATTCAGGCCCTTCCGCGTTGGGGGCCAGTTGCAGGATCACGCGAAAATCGGCCCCGCCCATCGGGAAGAGCGCGGCGCCGCCCTCGGGGTGGCAATAGATCTGCCATTCATTGAGGGGTGGGCCGTTGCTCAGCTCCAGCTCGGCCACCCATACACGTTCGGGCGCGCCCTGAGGCTCCAGCGCCAGGTCGAGCAGCTCCCGTACGGTGGAGTTCCGCCCGTCGCAGCCGACGAGGTATTCGGTATTGATTATGCGCTCTTCGCCGGCGTGCTCCAGCACCACTTCCGCATACTGGGGGTGGTAAATGAAGTCGTTGAGTTGCCAGCCGCGCCAGACCTGTGCTCCGGCGCCCAATGCCGCCCGCTCCAGGATCTGGATCAACAGGCCTTGCTGGATGTCGCGCACCTCCGGCCAAGGGCTCTCCAGATCCTTCAGGTTGTGGGCAAAGAGCTGGTGCTCCTGGCTGTGGACACGGATCTCGTGGACCGGGACGCCGTGTTTGCGAATTTCCTCCCCCAAGCCCAGTGCCGAGAGGATCTCGAGCATGCGCGAATGGAGTGCAAGGGCTTGGCCGGCAGGCTGTTGAGACGCTTCTTTTTCCACCACGGCCACGCGGATCCCCGCTCGGGCCAGTGCCAGAGCCAAGGTCAGCCCCACGGGGCCGGCGCCCACGATCAGGACCTGCCAGTCCGTAGCGGTTTCTTCACTGGCCATATCGTTGGAGGGTAAAGCGTTTGCCACCGTGGCCACAGCTTGATTCAAAGAGCGGGTGCATGCAATCAATCCTGCGCATCATTTTGCAGGCGAACGTATTGGTAGGGGTGCCAGTCGAGGGGATTGGCGGTCCAGCCCTTCACCTCGGGGCGGATCAGGTAGGCGGTGGTGTAGTGGTAGATCGGCAGCATGACAGCTTGCTGCTCCAGATATCGCTCGGCCTCGGCGTAGCGTTGGCGACGCTGCTCCGGAGTGGTGGCCCGCGCGGCTTCCTCCAGCAGGGCATCGTAGGCGGTGTCGCCCCAGCGGCTGTAGTTGTTGCTGTGGCCGCTGGTCCAGATTTCAAGAAAGGTCTGAGGCGAGACGTAATCGGCGATCCATACCGCGCGGGCCACCGCAAACTCGCCTGTACGTCGGCGCTCGTAATAGGTCTTGGCCTCGACGTTGCTGAGGTTGACGGTGATGCCGTAGGCCCGTTGCCACATGCTCTGGATCGCTTCTGCGATGCGCTGGTGCGTCTCCGAGGCGTTGTAGACCAGCTCCAGCGCCGGGAAGCCTTCACCGTTCGGGTAACCGGCTTCGGCCAAAAGCTGCTTGCCCTCCTCGATCGTGGGGAGGGAGGTTTCGGCGTCCAGCAGGCGCTCGGGCGTGAACTGCAGGGCTGGTTGCTGGCCGCCTTGCAGGATCTGCTCGGTGATCGCGCGGCGGTCGATCGCGGCGCTCAAGGCGCGTCGCACGCGCACATCGTCGAGTGGCTTCACCTCATGGTTCAGCAAATAATAATACGTGCCCAGGTAGGGATCGACGCGCAGCACCTCCGGCTGGTTCTGTTGGTAATACGGCACGCGGCGCGGGGGCAGGGCCTCCGTCACATGGAGTTGACCGGCCTGAAACGCGCGCTCCTCCGTGCTGAGGTCGGTAATCGGGAAAAAGCGCACGCCTTGCAGGCTCGTCTGGGCGTCGTTCCAGTAGTGCGGGTTGCGCTCCACGACGATGCGCTCGTTCGGTCGCCATTCGCTGAAGCGGAACGGCCCGTTGCTGACCATCCGGCCCGGGCGCGCCCAGGCATCCTGTCGTACAAACGCCTCGCCCGCAGCTTCAACCGTCGCGCGGGGCAGGGGGGCAAAGCTCGGGTGCATCAGGCGTTCGAGCAGGTCGGGCACCCGGTGGTCGAGCCGCACCTGCAGCGTGCGCGTATCGAGCGCGCGGACGCCCACCTGCGCAAAGTCGGTTGTTTGCCCTTGGTTGAAAGCCTCTGCACCATCGATCACGTAGAGCATGGCTGCGTTGCCCGCCGCTACCGCCGGGCTTAACAGGCGCTGCCAGGCATAGGCGAAATCCTGCGCCGTGAGCGGCTCCCCGTTGGACCACTTGGCTTCCGGGCGGAGGTGGAAGGTGTAGGTCAGCCCGTCAGGCGAAACATCCCAGCTCTCGGCGACGCCCGGCTGGGGAGAGAGGTCTTGCGGGTTGGGCGCGGTCAGCCCCTCCCAGAGCGCGAGATGCAGATTGATCGCATTGGCGCTGGTCGAGAGCTGCGGGTCGAAGCTTTCCGGCTCCGGACCGGTGCCGACAAGCAGATAGCCCTCCTGGGCGGCAAGGTCGACTTCGGCGGTGCGACGGCAACCGCCCGCCAGCAGCAGGCAAATGAGGGAGACGATCAGGCAAAAGGGCCGGAAAGGGCGCATGGCACGGCATCTTGGCAATTGCGCGCGCACAGGCAAAGGCTTTCTCGTTTCAAACAACCGCAGGCTTCACACCCGGCGCCCTATGGGCTAGCGTGCGGCCGATGGAATCGCCCTCCAATCTCGCCGGACGCTGGATCCGCCTTTCCCTCTTCGTGGGGGCGGCTACGCTGGCGGTCAAGCTGGTGGCCTACTGGGTCTCCGGTTCGGCGGCCATCCTCGGCGACGTGGCCGAGAGCGTGGTGCACATCGCAGCCGTCACCTTCTCGCTCTTCAGCGCGGCCCTCGCCGCCAAGCCGGCCGACGAGAGCCATCCCTACGGGCACGCCAAGATTGTGTTCTTCGCGGCGGGGCTCGAAGGCATGCTCGTGATGGCGGCAGCACTCGTGACGGTGGCCAACGCCGTCTGGGCCCTCTGGTCTGGTGCAGAGCTGGGCCAATGGCAGCTGGGCCTTGCCCTCAGCCTCGGCGCGGGTGGCGCGAACGGCCTGTGGGGCCTCTGGTTGCGGCAAAAAGGCAAGCGTGCCGATAACTACCTGCTGGCCGCGCATGGCGAGCACCTCATGGCCGATGGCTGGACGAGCTTGGGCGCGGCGGTCGGGCTCGTTCTGGCGGGGTTGACGGAGTGGCGCGCGTGGGACGCCATCGCCGCCTGCCTCGTGGGCCT
The window above is part of the Verrucomicrobiota bacterium JB022 genome. Proteins encoded here:
- a CDS encoding N-acetyltransferase — its product is MSGYEVSIRPALPQDSGEIEDLLLLAFKGEDEARSHATARRAGHVIHEFVATTVQRQIVGMVALGPVWHERIGPHPVALGIVPLAVAADWQRQGVGTALVWAALHAAREHGPLVVVLGEPKYYSRFGFRPASNWKWNSQYQAGQAFQALWHGPDDVHIPPGMLVYAPAWRA
- a CDS encoding glycosyltransferase family 39 protein, translated to MGLFAFTPQVSVDAFTRSVYGTLLSALILCVCFWARFERKPGGILTKAFWLDRARQRRLGIALLAAVVGTLFIVRTQDYAFKTIWDEHVIANTAQNLYTKRVAFNSGRVYNYSNARFVLSPFYDKRPAAFPFFVALTHDLFGYDPHRTIQLNACLAFGAMFLFFLLLQRLWGLKGAAFGLACLVTVPVFASEASSGGIGMSSIFLVLALIALLARWLERPDKDGLAAAAFLAVLLAQTRYESFLYLAGMGLVVAYVWWQQKRIMLPWVVLLCPVLLIPHVWQNHVVKLNPKLLELGTVGKEQVLSFGYIPEMSARALHFFFDPEVPQSNHIFLAGIAAIAAVGWLVLARRKASDWSTLSPTAKVAVLFIPAFLLQLLLILCYAFPLDMQITSRLSLPLFLPMAALAAWLLIEVRHRWVQGVILGGFVLFFMQFQITKFNRVNFYTSGMVASVFEQLEDELDRFDPDNTVFISTDVPFFDIFGYNAAGAGSFQSRLPQVKWILEQKEHPRFLVWDIESYNGMTGEWEKSFDTTKLTDNVKTEVVWTVYEDPYYRGVLSEVIAIEDVEAAGPAAPFEHPGQFKGFYYSSLP
- a CDS encoding NAD-dependent epimerase/dehydratase family protein — translated: MKVLITGGAGFLGRYIVERCLARGYQVVSFQRSDAPDLRAQGVDVRRGSLTDAQAVADAAAGCDAVFHVAALAGIWGPYADYFAANVEGTRHVLGACRAQGARYLVYTSTPSVVFNRQSFAGADESLPYGRDWLSPYAPTKAQAEQEALAAHAPGTLEVCALRPHLIWGVGDPHLLPRVVQRARQGRLRIVGDGQNRVDITRVENAADAHLLALDALQAGRAGGKAYFLSQGEPVALWPWVNEVLQQVGVAPLKRKISLRAAHTIGTVAESIWKTFRLKGEPPMTRFVALELAKDHWYDISAARRDLDYRPENHPTAEGVEHWAEHYRQQAR
- a CDS encoding FAD-dependent monooxygenase — protein: MASEETATDWQVLIVGAGPVGLTLALALARAGIRVAVVEKEASQQPAGQALALHSRMLEILSALGLGEEIRKHGVPVHEIRVHSQEHQLFAHNLKDLESPWPEVRDIQQGLLIQILERAALGAGAQVWRGWQLNDFIYHPQYAEVVLEHAGEERIINTEYLVGCDGRNSTVRELLDLALEPQGAPERVWVAELELSNGPPLNEWQIYCHPEGGAALFPMGGADFRVILQLAPNAEGPESQYQAEMLLAERTQSWIGVRQLKWNRTVEIQPAMAESFHRGRVMLVGDAAHVMPVMGNQGMNLGVQDAFNLAWKLHAVLRGQLPPSLLETYETERKAAAKRTLGFTAQLSQLAGTPSLLKRTLRNWILPAVSGLHLARQQLLDYMETAPSLPGHDFLHVESRSKSLGSVANRRFKNGSMVGDLLPDTHLLDFSRNTHLRLRDWQNPQLWNLFLVVRTQADRETIQAIQELTSASILPEWMQVALICGRIVPAELRQLPCPVFTDAREKLQERLGFPESGLVLVRPDGHIAYRQAPVTQEDWVHYLRRLQRGR
- a CDS encoding peptide ABC transporter substrate-binding protein, with product MRPFRPFCLIVSLICLLLAGGCRRTAEVDLAAQEGYLLVGTGPEPESFDPQLSTSANAINLHLALWEGLTAPNPQDLSPQPGVAESWDVSPDGLTYTFHLRPEAKWSNGEPLTAQDFAYAWQRLLSPAVAAGNAAMLYVIDGAEAFNQGQTTDFAQVGVRALDTRTLQVRLDHRVPDLLERLMHPSFAPLPRATVEAAGEAFVRQDAWARPGRMVSNGPFRFSEWRPNERIVVERNPHYWNDAQTSLQGVRFFPITDLSTEERAFQAGQLHVTEALPPRRVPYYQQNQPEVLRVDPYLGTYYYLLNHEVKPLDDVRVRRALSAAIDRRAITEQILQGGQQPALQFTPERLLDAETSLPTIEEGKQLLAEAGYPNGEGFPALELVYNASETHQRIAEAIQSMWQRAYGITVNLSNVEAKTYYERRRTGEFAVARAVWIADYVSPQTFLEIWTSGHSNNYSRWGDTAYDALLEEAARATTPEQRRQRYAEAERYLEQQAVMLPIYHYTTAYLIRPEVKGWTANPLDWHPYQYVRLQNDAQD
- a CDS encoding cation diffusion facilitator family transporter, translated to MESPSNLAGRWIRLSLFVGAATLAVKLVAYWVSGSAAILGDVAESVVHIAAVTFSLFSAALAAKPADESHPYGHAKIVFFAAGLEGMLVMAAALVTVANAVWALWSGAELGQWQLGLALSLGAGGANGLWGLWLRQKGKRADNYLLAAHGEHLMADGWTSLGAAVGLVLAGLTEWRAWDAIAACLVGLHVLWSGLRLVQGSVGGLMDRAEPELHNRLCRLLDAEGTRLEFSWHRLRHRPLGESYWVDVHLLFDDEMPLREAHRRATELERALRRELGPGTELSTHLEPQEDHALQHPPKP